A stretch of DNA from Anopheles ziemanni chromosome 3, idAnoZiCoDA_A2_x.2, whole genome shotgun sequence:
AAACACTTTTACTTGCTTAAAAATCGGTGTAGTTTAAAACACTACCCGCAAACTTTGTGTGTTTTCACGAGTTTTGTTTGACATAAAGGTCCatagaaaatttttttttgacatttcATTTTGACAGTCGTTTGAATTGCTATAATAATTCTGGTAAAAAAGAGGCACCCCTTTTTTaactgaaaaacatatttaactAAATTCGAAAAAATTTGAGCTAAGTTCTTTTTGCACCGagtttgtaatatttttcgtAACAATGCAAAATAGCCTCTTGTTTGAGTAAACCATCACTTGAAAACGACATTCACTTAATTGTTTTCATGTATAAAAAACCTTTGATTAATagatttatttgaataattagTCTTCTTTATTGGTTATTATAAATTCTTGCAcatttgtattttgtatgagattataaataaaaataatgtttttctccATAAATTCTATTCGCTGCTAGCGTACGACCCTCTGATTGAAAGGAAACAATAACAGCGAGTCGATCTACTTCTTGAGGGCAGCTTTTAGCTCGTTCATCAGCATCGATCCGACAACCAGCTTCTCACAGTTAACGGTCAGCGAGTAATCATTTCCCCCGACAGCAGCAGATTCTTTCCTCTCGAACACAATAAGCACAAGGCTTTTCGAGTTCATCGTTTGTCCAGCGAAAAGCAATCGCTGCGAATCACTCGTCACCACACTGGCCACATTAGTCGCCTCGAACACGGCCCGGTGCAGGCTTTTATTGTccggtgaaaaggactcaccCAACGTCAGCGTACAGGAATGTTCCGTCATGCCGCGCAGTTTCGCTCGCTCACTATCGAACGCACCTTCCGCGATCGCCACCGAGCGTACCATCTCACCGACGGGGGCTTTCAGTGTTACCTGGCTCGTCCCACTCCCGGACCGGATCTCGAACGGGATCGGTTGGGTGGAATCGTTAAAATCCACTCCCAGCATTCCGGTCGTCGTTTGGCTCGGATCAAGACGGCCAATGGGGGCGAAATCGTGCACCGCCACGCCAGCCGGAAGGTTGGCCTTCCTGCCAACCGCTATATCGAGCAGCTCCACATTGCCGTGGTTCGTGAAGGTCAGCTCGACCGACACCATTCGCGCCGAGAACAGATGCGGGGCGCGCACGAAACGGTACTCGATTCCGAGACCGAAACCGTTCACTTTGTTCAACAGCTCACGCTTTTTTGTAGGAATGAAGCTTGGTCCAACGAGTTCGATGGAAGTGCCGCCATCAGCACCGGCCAATCCTCCGGCAGCTTGGTCCAAAGGCGTTAGAAAGCCTCCAAGCGAAGGGGTCATAACGGGTCCGATCGGTGGAATGTCGTCTAGATCGAGTAGCAAATCTAGGTTGCTTTTGACCGGTGCAGCATTAACCGCCGGTTTAGGATTATCtttgattggttttgtttgtttcgaagCCTGTGCTTTAgttgcatttttctttgctaCAGACGCAGATGAAGACGAGGAAGATTCGTAACTACCACTGCTATCGCTGTCACTGTCCTCCGTGGAGGTCTCCTGCTTCGATTGGCTCGTACCCTCGACCTCGTTGTACGCACTCTTGCTGAATCTTTCCTCCGCTTTTTGGCTACTCTTAGCGCTACTACTATTGCGTGATTTTCTTACACCCTTCTGCGTTCCGGATTCTTCGTTGTCGCTTGCCGACGAGGAATGACCGCTGCTTTCTTCGCTCTCACTAGTACCactgccgctgctgccgctACTACCACTTCCACTGCTACTCGATCCACTGCCGGAACTTTCCGAACCGGATCCCGAAGACGAGTTCGAACCCGACCCAGAACCAGACGACGAATCTGACCCCGACGAAGCACCCTCGGTCGTAGTGCTACTGGCGTCTTCCGAACCGGAGTAGAAGGATTTTGATTTCTTCTTCCGTCGATCACCACCGCCTCCTCCACCACGACCCGTTCCGGGGTATTCGGCGCTTCCGGTACCACCAAGCGGCGCCGGTGGTTCCACGTGCCTAACCGTATTGTCGGGGGCTTCGAGTGGCCACGCCGGTAAATCCTGGTATCCGTTCGTGGGCATATTAAGATAGTGCGACAACGAACCCAGCTGGTACTGTCTCCGGCCGTGATACTTGCTCTCCAGTGTTGGCGCGGCCTTTTCCGACAGGAAAATCTTTCTCGCGTGCGTTAACAATATTGAACCCCCATTCATACCGTTgttgccgttgttgttgttggaagcgGCGAGAAGGAAAGGTTTCAAAAATCGTGCTCGATCGCGAATGTCGTAGTTGGAGTCGTACCGTGCGAGATTATGCAGATGCTGGCAGAGTAGTGCCGTCTGGGCCGGGTTGGTAATGTGCAGTTTGACGGCGAGATTTAGCACCTGCAGCTTCACGATATCCTGCTCGTCGATGAAGCTCTTGACGGCCTTCCGCAGCACGTCGGGGGCGATTTTCGGCACCTTTTCGTTGTACTCTCCGATAAGCCACAGAATGGCGGCGCGGGCTGCCGGAACTTGAATGAAATCGAGCAGTTTGGCCATCTGGGAAATGATCTCAAAGTGTTCCTCCTTTTGCGTGTGCAGTAACTTTTTTATTACGACCACACTTTCCGCCACGACGTACTCTGGGAAAGAGGCGTAGGAATATAATCAATGAGTAAAAGGCCATTCACAGGCAGCTAAAAGAGCAGCACACTTACCATCCTTATTGGAGAGCAGGTGAACCAAACCGCTCAAGCACGTCTCGGTCACCTCCGAAATCGATACTGCACACCGACCGATTGCTTGAATCGTCGACGCCACAAACTCTTTATCGTTGCTACTGATGTAGGTTTGAAACTCGCGCAAAATCACCGATATATTGGTCGCCGTGGCCAGGTTCGTCAGTATCTCCAGCTTCAGCAGTTTTATATGCGTCTGATCGCTCGTACGCACAAAGAACGACTTCAGGAATGGTTCGAAGATGGACTTCCGCTCGATCGACATCGATGCAATACAGGTCAGAACGACACTCTGCACCTCCTTGTAGCTTCGCAGCAGCCGGATGAGAGCTTTCGCAACGATCTCTACCTCATTACGCGGTGCCACGTGATGGTACAGCTGAGCGACGGCCATCACCACGGATGCATTCCGACTCTGGAGCAGGGGTTTCGTCTGCCGTAGCAACATCCGATGGTCCACATCCAGTGTGTAGGTTTTCCGAGGCGAAGCAATCGAATCGTCCTTCCG
This window harbors:
- the LOC131289670 gene encoding AP-3 complex subunit beta-2 is translated as MLSSGSAAIGVSALASTAYGNERTEVIEYANEGGCFHADYKKHDDLKQMLDSNKDSLKLEAMKRIIGMIAKGRDASDLFPAVVKNVVSKNIEVKKLVYVYLVRYAEEQQDLALLSISTFQRALKDPNQLIRASALRVLSSIRVSMIVPIVMLAIRDSASDMSPYVRKTAAHAIPKLYSLDPEQKDELIVVIEKLLADRTTLVVGSAVMAFEEVCPERTELIHKNYRKLCNLLADVDEWGQVLIINMLTRYARTQFLDPNADDDVDVRDAENKPFYEDESDSDASDGKRKDDSIASPRKTYTLDVDHRMLLRQTKPLLQSRNASVVMAVAQLYHHVAPRNEVEIVAKALIRLLRSYKEVQSVVLTCIASMSIERKSIFEPFLKSFFVRTSDQTHIKLLKLEILTNLATATNISVILREFQTYISSNDKEFVASTIQAIGRCAVSISEVTETCLSGLVHLLSNKDEYVVAESVVVIKKLLHTQKEEHFEIISQMAKLLDFIQVPAARAAILWLIGEYNEKVPKIAPDVLRKAVKSFIDEQDIVKLQVLNLAVKLHITNPAQTALLCQHLHNLARYDSNYDIRDRARFLKPFLLAASNNNNGNNGMNGGSILLTHARKIFLSEKAAPTLESKYHGRRQYQLGSLSHYLNMPTNGYQDLPAWPLEAPDNTVRHVEPPAPLGGTGSAEYPGTGRGGGGGGDRRKKKSKSFYSGSEDASSTTTEGASSGSDSSSGSGSGSNSSSGSGSESSGSGSSSSGSGSSGSSGSGTSESEESSGHSSSASDNEESGTQKGVRKSRNSSSAKSSQKAEERFSKSAYNEVEGTSQSKQETSTEDSDSDSSGSYESSSSSSASVAKKNATKAQASKQTKPIKDNPKPAVNAAPVKSNLDLLLDLDDIPPIGPVMTPSLGGFLTPLDQAAGGLAGADGGTSIELVGPSFIPTKKRELLNKVNGFGLGIEYRFVRAPHLFSARMVSVELTFTNHGNVELLDIAVGRKANLPAGVAVHDFAPIGRLDPSQTTTGMLGVDFNDSTQPIPFEIRSGSGTSQVTLKAPVGEMVRSVAIAEGAFDSERAKLRGMTEHSCTLTLGESFSPDNKSLHRAVFEATNVASVVTSDSQRLLFAGQTMNSKSLVLIVFERKESAAVGGNDYSLTVNCEKLVVGSMLMNELKAALKK